Proteins found in one Primulina eburnea isolate SZY01 chromosome 16, ASM2296580v1, whole genome shotgun sequence genomic segment:
- the LOC140816067 gene encoding glutathione S-transferase T3-like — MSDDPVIGNDQKGNDFWRRVADYYNDNRPAGSSRRALNVIRSHWHNTVQKKVNRFNANYNSVYNTYRSGHSDEDILRFAYEKYRDENNGVAFNLEHVWRIMKTRPLFAPQSDDHLVGTKKVRITESGASNTSSNKDASIDLDINEEEIRPIGQKAAKRKGKNKAKSSMKDLTTRYDSMFESFNQYTDIKKNEFEWKQKELAIEEMKAKAALNKSEAKKSKYLLKEYEILSKDTSQMTPEQLIVHEHLCDQIREKWNM, encoded by the coding sequence ATGAGTGATGACCCAGTCATCGGCAATGATCAGAAGGGGAATGATTTTTGGAGACGTGTTGCGGACTACTACAATGACAATCGTCCCGCTGGTTCATCTCGGAGAGCTTTAAACGTGATTCGATCTCATTGGCACAATACCGTCCAAAAAAAGGTAAATCGCTTCAACGCAAATTATAATAGTGTTTACAATACTTATCGAAGCGGCCATAGTGATGAAGACATATTGCGGTTTGCATATGAAAAATATCGTGATGAAAATAATGGAGTTGCATTTAATCTGGAGCATGTGTGGAGAATCATGAAAACACGTCCACTGTTCGCTCCACAGTCCGATGATCACTTGGTTGGTACAAAGAAAGTGAGAATCACAGAGTCGGGGGCTAGCAACACCTCATCGAACAAAGATGCGagtattgatttagatataAATGAAGAAGAGATTCGTCCAATTGGTCAAAAAGCCGCAAAAAGAAAAGGTAAAAACAAAGCAAAATCATCGATGAAGGATTTGACAACAAGATACGACAGTATGTTCGAAAGTTTTAATCAGTATACAGATATAAAGAAGAACGAATTTGAATGGAAACAAAAAGAACTTGCAATAGAGGAGATGAAAGCAAAAGCAGCTTTGAACAAATCTGAAGCTAAAAAGAGCAAATATTTGCTTAAGGAATACGAAATCCTTTCGAAAGACACTTCACAAATGACGCCGGAGCAGCTTATAGTTCATGAACATCTGTGTGACCAAATTAGAGAGAAATGGAATATGTAA